TATTCCTTCGGAATTAAAATTTTTTGATTTTGGGATGGGGTGGGGTAAGTGGGCGTTGATGGCCAAAGCTTTTGGATGTCAGTCATACGGTACGGAGTTGTCAAAAGAGCGTATATTATATGCTGAGGAAAACGGAATCAAAGTAATCGATTGGGGCGAGATTCAGAAGCATCGGTTTGATTTTATTAACACTGAACAGGTATTTGAGCATATCGCAAGGCCTCTCGATACTCTCCGGTTTTTGAAGACGGCCTTGAAACCTTTAGGGGTGCTGAAAATTAGTGTTCCAACTGCTAACGATATACACCGTCGACTGAAAATAATGGACTGGAAATCGCCAAAGGGGTCTATTAATTCCCTTAATCCAGTAGCTCCTCTGGAACATATTCAATTTTTTTGTAGGACATCTTTTATTAAGATGGCTCAAAATGTAGGAATGAAAGAAGTTCAGATCCCGATGATCAAGCAATATCAATACATAACTGGTTTGAGAGGCATGAAAAATATAGCGAAAAAAGTCATATTTCCAATCTATCTAAACGTCTTTAAGAGACAGAATTATATCTTTCTGCAAAACACAGATTGATTAGCGGGATTGCTTAGCTGAGCGGCGCGACGGGGAAACTCCATAGCGTGCAGGTTGCCGAATCGAAAATAGGCTTTCTATGATGGGTGCTGCATTAGCCGAGTAACGAGGCAGACTGACATGGAAGCGAACGGGGAAAATCGAGTTTGCATGACTACAACACATGCCCTCGCAGTCCTAGCGCGCAGTTAACGCAGAAGCCCATCGCCGCAGGAACGATTGATCTTCAAGCAGTTAATGCGCGATAGAATCGGTGATCGGCGTCTGTGCCCAAGTGTGAATTGTGCCATAGAAAGGCGAAGTCGCCGCCGAAGCGCTGGCAGGTGGCGCGGTAGCGTTGCATCAGCGCCAATGCGGCGTCGCTGTAGCGGAGACCCATGTAGCGCTCCGCAATGACCGAGCATTCCATCAAGATTAGGGGCCGCTCACGTAGGCACAGCGGGCGGCGCTGGTGTAGGTCGTAGAGTCGGTACTCACGGCAGGTGCCGCAGCGGAAGCCAGGACGGTCGGCGAAGCTGAGGGTTGAGTCGTAATCGAGCGCGTTGTCGTTCCAGAGGCATGCGGTGGTGGGGGTCTCCCAGCGTAGGTAGTGCTGACGGCCACCAAGGACCGGTTGGTCGATGCGCTCTTCGTCAAGCACTCGCCGCAATGTCGCGACCGAGCGGGCCATGGCCTCGGAGTCCTTATAGGTGTTGTAGCCAGGGTGGATGCCGATCTCGTGGCCTCGGGCGTGGATCTCGCGCAAGAGGGTGCGCATGCGCGGATCGTCGAGGGTGACCGGGTTGTCGAGCCGGGTGTCGGTATTCTCCGGGATGAAGTAGAAGGCGGCAGCGCGCCCGGCGCGTTCGTTGATGTCCATGATGAATTCCAGGCCGATGCGGTGCGGGTCTTGGCTATGATCACCGCGCCGCGCCCACCATTGACCGCGCCAATTGCGCCAGGCGCGTGTTGGCGAGCGGCGTTTGAGCAGGTCGCTGGCGAGACGCAAACCCATGTCCAAAGGTGCCCCACGGAAGAAAAATGGGCTGTCGACATCGCAACTGACCAGGGTGCGTGACAGGTGCGGCCGGCGTTGCAGACCAGGCCAAATCAGCTGCATCGCCTTCCAGAGGATCTCGACATATTCATCGACGATCGGCCGGTCGAGAAAGCCCGCTTGATAGGCCAGCGAAGCGGTCGCTGGAAAGCGATCGTGGTTGTCGCGATCCGGCAGTACGGCTTCTTCATAGCGAGACAGCATGAAGAAGGCCGACCCGAGGATGTCGACCGGTAGCCGGAGGCGCTCGGCGGTCCGTGACAGAGCAAGTAAGTTATCGCCAGCGAGCACGGGCACTTGCGGATCGGTCAGCAGGATGTCCGGCGCCAACTCACGGCTGTCCCAATTCCCGAGTGGCGCCCTTGGCAACGAGCCCTCGGCGAGCCAGGCATCGGCGGCCAAGCGAAAGAAGTCATCCGGCAGGCGGATCTCGCCCGGCTGATCGGTGAGGCGGATGCACACCTCCTCGCCCGCGGTCTGACTGAGTATGAAAGGGATGCCGAGCCAGTCGCCGAAGAGCACGCCGAGAATATACGCGCGCTCAGCTTGGCAGCCGGATGGGGTTTGGATGTTCAGCACGGGGGCTGATTTCGCTTTGGGTGTCGGGCGCGTTCGGTGTGTCGATGATGCCCGACATGAAGGACTACGGACGCCGCCGCGCGATGCCGTACTGATCCCACCGCGCATCCGCGGAGACCGCTACCAATCCTTCGATACCTGCCTGCGCGATCAGCAGCCGGTCGAAGGGATCTTCATAAATGCCCGGAAGCCGTACGGTCTCGATCGCATGCGCATCGTTGATCGGCAACAGCGTCGCGCCGGCAGCCAGGCTTTCATCGCGAAAACTGGTCGGGTCGACAGCGAGCTTTCCCAGACGATACTTGATCGCGACTTCCCAGATACTGGCAACAGAGACCAAGCAATGCTTTGTCGCCATGAGCTCGCGTGTGGCCGTGTGCAGCAGCCGCCAGAGCATGATCTGGGTATCGAGGAGCAGATTCATGGCTTACCAAAAAGCCGCCCGACCTCGGCATCAGCTTCTTCCGTGAAGGCCTGGTCGACACCGGCGCATCGACCTCCCCAAATCCCCCAGTGACGCAACCCGGGCGAAGACGCGTACGGCACCAAACGTACTTGCGCTTCGCCGTTGCTGGCGATGATGACTTCCTCGCCCACTAAAGTCGCCTTGACCAGCTTCGAAAGCTGATTTTTTGCTTCGAGCACGCTCACCTGCACGATGCATCCTCCGAATATCTATATCGGAGCATAGACCGGTTAGCCAAGCTAGCCAAGGAGCGCGCTGAGTTCAGCAAGCGAAGGCCAGACGCAGAGCCGTGGGTGATCCTGTGGCGCATTGGGACTCAGCGTTTACCGGTATACCAATGCCAAGGCACCGCTCGAAGGAAATTCGTCTTGCCCTGGCTACCCCAGCGCGGTCGCCTTGTCGGTCAGGGTGCGGACACGGATGTTGTAGACCTCCAGCCGCTCGATGCAGTCTTCGACCAGCTCTTCCGGTGTGAATTACCTGGCGAGCTTGGGGATATAGATCTGCCCAGAGACCGCTGGTAGCAGTGCTGGCCGGTCTCGCCCGTGGCGGTCTTGTAGCGGTAACAGACCTCATTGCAAAACGGCTTGCGGTAGCAACGGTTCTCTTTCCAGGGTGCAGTTTCGACCGATGGCAGCAAGGTGGCGAAGATCAGCCGATGGCCGCCGCCGATGATCCAGGCGTCGTCGACCTCGCGCTGCCGTTAGTAGGGAGAATGCTGATTTCAAGAGGTCTCGCTGCGATGGTGATCCTGGGTCAGAAAAGCGGCATTGGGGCCGATGGTGCAGATGGAGTGGTTCAGGTTGCTGCTGCGCAGCGTACTGGTATAGCGGCAAAAGACCTCGGCGAGCGATACGGGCGCTCGTGGCGTCCGATGGCGCCTCACGCGAGCAATGGACAAAATCACCGTAAAATACGACGTAAACACTGCGCAGCCCGAATCAACTTTGATGGCGTGTGACTCACCGCAAAGTACGGCGTTTGCTCGGCGCCGAACGCGCGAAAAAAACGCTCCACGGGCTCGATCATCGAACCCTCGAAATCGAAGCTTTTCGTAACAGTGCTGGCAAACTTGATCGCCTCCCACATACATAGGCTGGTCGCACCACTTTTGCGGAGCTCCGGATCGCCGCCCCCCATTAGATAGTAGGCACTATTCGCATCCCAAACGATATAAACCCCTGCATGTGCTCGGCCTTGTTCATCTTCGGCAATAAAGACTTGCCGTGCATTGCGGCGCTGGCAGGCTTCATCGAGCTTTTCGACGAGATCCCTGGAGTAGGGCAAATCTTTTCCTTGACGTTCGAAGGTCTGCACATTCAAACGAAGAAAGGTATCGAGCCTCAAACCTGTTCGCACCTGCAAACCGAAACGTCCTTCTGCTTTTCGAATATCTCCCCTGATGTTCTCCCGAAATCCACTCCAGAGCTTTTCTTCATCGCAGATGTCTGGCAATCGGTAGGTATAGCGCGTCGTTTGCGAAAAACCGGCCCAGTAGAAGGGGAGCCAGTTCGTCTGACTGTGATGCCAGTTTGCGCCGAAATGATCGTATTTCCCTAACGCCTGAATCAGTTTCTGCATAAGCTCCTTCTGGCGAGCCAAGCGGGGCGCTTGCTTTGCACCGGTTTCGCGAAGCCAAGGACCTAAGGTTTGCGTCAGCGGTGGATGGCTGAGCGAGAGACGCCCCCACCGATGCCGAATGACATAGGGCATGGATGCGACAATCTGGCCGCCGCTTTCTACCACCGCAACGTCCCAATGGTCCTCGCCCGCGAGCGCATCGAGCCACCAGGCTCGACTGAAAAGCGGAATCGTGGGTTCCACCTCGCACAGCGCGCGGTACCGATCCTTAGCTGTCATGGAGCAACGCGCCAGTTCCCGGCTTTGGTTGCCGATGAAGCGAAAGGCTGTCCGCCTTACTCAAAACAGCGTTCCACTGCCACCACCTTGCTTTGCCCCTCCATTGCCAGCTTGTCGTCTTGAATCATGTTGGCTTGTTGCGTTTGCATTTCAAACAGTTTCTTTAAAGCCATCAATCAACTGAGCCATGGTCGAATCCGTCAGATTCTGATGGACCGGCACATCAATCCAGTTTGTCGCCGCATCTAAGGCTTGATGACAGCCCTCACGCCCTTGTCCATCGATCAAGCTCGGCCAATTAAAGTTACCCGCCCTGATGCCTTTTCGCTGGAATCCACTGGACAACGATTGCCGTCGATGTTCGTCAGGAATATGGACCTTCTGCTTGACCCAGGCCGGCTCGACCGCCTCATCCACCGGCCAGGTTTGCAGGGGAACATAGGCCGCCAGAGTTTCAGCATTTCTCTTCCGGACCTGAAGAACTTCGGGATACTGCGCCAAGCACCAGCGACCGAGCTCTGCTTGCACCGCGCCGATGGAGATATTTCGAGACGTACGGAACGAGTGTGATTTGAGAACCCGTAACCGATGGAGCAACCGCGTCGGCAACAGGTTCTGGTACGGAATCATCCGTCGACGCTCGGCCATCGCTGATGCGAACTGGCGGAGCAACGCCATCTCTTCTCCAGTCTCCGGCACTCGGTAGCCACTCGCCAGAGTGGCGTCAAAAGCTGACATATTGTTCATCACAGCAACACCGCCCCACCCGAGAGAGATCGGCTTATCGTAGTTGAAGCTGAAGATCGTTGCATCGCCAAGGGTACCGACCTGCTGACCGCCGACCGCACCTCCCAGGGTGTGTGCACAATCCTCGATGACGATGATGCCACGGGCTGCGCAGTGATCGAGAACAGGTCGAAAATCGACCGGTACGCCAAAGTAGTGCGTAACGATAAGAACACCGACATTCGGGGTCATTTCTTCAATGACGCGCTCCCACTCAAAAATACCCGGCTGCGGTGAAAAATCATAAAGTTGTGACTGAAGACCAGCAGCCGTCACCGCATCCTGAACCACACTGCAATTGAACGCTGGCACCATGACATGGCGCCGAGAATCCAGCCTTGCTCTGAGCAACCACTCAAGGCCTTGGTGGCCACTGGGCATCGAGTAAACTCGTTCAGCACCAACGCCGATAAAATAGCCAAATTCGTCTTGGAATGCCTCACGGGATGTTACTCTAGCCCTCGCGCGCGACTGTTCTACCTGATCCCAGTTCCAGAATTCCTCGACAGTATCAAGCCCGATTTGCATAGTGTTCCATCGCTGAATACAGAGCCTTATCAATTCGGACAATTTTTCGCGGCTCGAACTTTTCGGGCGGGTTTGTAAGGCGCTGAACAGTGCAGCCATTTCTCACAAAAAAAAGTTCTAGCTCACCAATTAGCTCAGCCGGGCTCGAACAAAATTTTTCAAAGGTCAGATCAAACCGACGTGACTCTGACACCCCTGCACCAGCTAAATCTGTTTCAATCACTGCATGGATGTGTCGAATCTGTTCGATAACTTGCTCATGGGGCGGCAATTTCTTCAGCGCCTCCGTTTCAGGGGGTTCCATGGACCACCAGGTCTGATAATCGCCGAAAACCCTTTGACGGGTCTCCAGCAAAGAATGCCCATTATCCACCTCGTCGCGGTGCGTCACGATAAATAGGCTCTCGGGCAGGTACTGCGCGATGCCTTGAATCCGCAGCGACGCATACAGGTTCTTGAAAACAATCGGGCGATCAAAGGCGTTGGTCAGCGATGCAACCGATCGACGGAACGCGCGCATCTTATCGGGATCGACTTCATCGAGCCGCACGTACGGCGGTCTGCGACGGAAGAACCGATACCACCACTCACCACACTCCGCCGGGGCGTGCCAACCGTCGGTTACACCATGCCGCGACCGGTAGTCCGAAGTTGGCCGATTGCGCGACGGATGAAACAGCTTTTCCGCCAATGCAGGCGCCCCGAACCACTGGCAATGGCGATTGCTGATATAGCCCACATCTAACGCATCGGTGATGATCTGCACCGCCAGCGTACTGCCAGAACGTGGCGCGCCGAGGAAAAAGATCGGCGGGTGGCGTAGTGGCCCGTGCGGGTCCGGCGCCAAGCCGGACTCGACATGCCCGAGCAAATGACGATTGGCGAGAGCAAGAGTGCGCCTGGCGTAGTTGACGGGGTTGAGATACTTGTTCATCTAGAAGACTCGGATCGAAAATGCCTTTGCCTTCCAAGTTTTGTTGCTCTGAAATACTGTATATACCCAATCTTATTCAGTGCATCAAATGAGTAGCCGTTATCCGTAAAAAGGTTTTGCAACTTTTCAATTGTAACGAGCTGTTTGCCGTCGAGCGATTTCCCTTTGCGCGATAACTCCCAGAAGTGCGCTTGCGTTGTGATGTTACCTCTAGGCCGAGTGTAGCTTAGACTTACCTTTTGCAATTTCGGAAGCTTGAAGCACAGGTTCACAATCTGTCTTTCGCACCATGGTAAAGAGAAATATACGAATCTCACGTTCGAAACAGAAAGTTTGGCAATGACTTTTTCGAACGTTGAAAAGGGGATGTGCTCAAAAACTTCGAAGGCTAAAATCACATCAATGCTTTGCGCTGAATAATCAAAATCGGCGGCACTCGCGCAGAAATCTGGCTTCTTCTTCTCATCAATGTCAAGCGTATGAAGGTGCCAACCTCTGCGCTTTAGGAGATCCGAAAGCAAGCTTGTGCCAACTCCAATCTCCAGAATTTTTTGGTCTTTAGAGCAGTGCGTGTAAACAAGATTCGCTTGGTTCCAGTACCAATTAAAGTGGATTTCCTTCTCTAAGGTTGTGATCCAATCAGCCGAGAAGCAGACTTCCATGCCATCAACAATTCTTTTTTTATAATTCATAAAACATCACTATTTAGACGTGTTGTCTTGCTACTGCTTGGTAGCGTGCGAGAAGAATCGAAGTGGACATTAGGGCTGCAATAAGCATGGGCGCGTTTGAACCTGCGGAGCCATTATACTGAACGAGTGCTATTGGGCTTACTGCAAGCAAGGAGTAGCAAATACTCTTTACAAATGAAACTCCGAATCGCCGTAATGAAACGCAGGTAATTCTTGACATCGCCATGACATAGGCGAGGTAACCTAAAAGGCTTGCTGCTGAATATAGGGCAACGGTCAACAGCAAATCTGAAAACGAAGCACCAATTGTGATCGCGGCCAAACGCAAGAAAAATAAGTTTAGCTGCAGCATAAGCCCGGCATCCTGTTTTTCTAGAATTGAGAAAACCATGCTCAGTGGCGAAACAATAAACCCTGCAAAGGCACCAGCAGCCAACCACTGGGCGAAGTAGCCGGCAGTACGCCAATTCGCGCCGAAAATGACTTCAAAGAGGTCAGGGCCAATGACAATCAAAAAGACCGCGGGGGGCAACCCGATCTGGATTAGTTTATCCTGCAGCTTCGCATATAAGGCTCCCAAGCTCGCGTTGCGATGCGCATCTGCAGCATGTGAGAGGAAAACACTGCCAATAGCGCTACCGATCAAATTAGACGGTAACATCAACAAGCGGTGTGCGAGAGCATAAAGCCCGGCAGCCCCGGCAGAGAAAAAAGCCGCGAACATCATTGGTGGCAATTGATGTCCAGCTGTATTGACCAGCCCCGCCCACGTAGTAAATATGGGAAACCGCTGATACCGCCCCGCCGCCCTCGCAATCCCCCGCCAGCTCACCTGCCGGAAGCCCGCGCTGGCCAGCGCCGGCCGGCCGAGGCTCGTGGTGCCGACGCTCTGGCCTGCGGCCTGCCCAAATAGCAATGCGATGCCACCGAGCTTGAAGGCGGCGAGCTGGATGGCGATGGTCGCCAGCGCCTGGCGCAGCCGGGTGCCGGCGATGGTCGTGAAGCGCTTGGTGCGCACGGCCCAGTAATTGAAGACCTGATAGGCCCCACTGAGCAGCACACCGACCGGCAACAGCCACAGGTAGCCGGCTAGGGCCGGCACGCCGAGCAGATCGGCGATGGCCGGGCCGAGCCGCCACACCAGCACACCTGCGAGCAGGGCGCTCAGGCCCACGAGAATCAGGCTCAACGCGGCGACGTTGGCGGCCTCGCCGTCGTCCTCCGGCAGCGGGATGGCCAACTCGTAGCGCAGGCTGGAGATGACCGCAATCAGCGCCAGCAGGCTGGCGTAGACCGCCAACAGGCCGAAGTCCTCCGGGCTGTAGAGACGCGTCAGCAGCGGCGCCGCCAGCACCGTGAGCACCTGCGCCCCGGCGGTGCCGCCAACCAGGACGCTGACGCCGCGGGCGAAGGCGTTCTTGGGCAACAGACGGCGGAGGCGGTTTTTGGCTTTTTGAAACATCTCGATTTAGGGCGTCCCGTGCTACGAGATGACCAGCAACTCAAAAACATCGCTGCGCGCGGCCTTCTTATCGAAGGTCAAGATGCGCTCACAACCACTCCTCATCGCGCTCTGGCCGATCAGCAGATCAGGTAAGTCGATGCGGTTGGTCTTGGCCATCGCCAGCGTCGCTTGTAAGGCTTCGCGCTGCTCGAACTCGAAGATCGGTAAGAGCAACAGATCACTGAGGGCGTCGATCAGGTCGATGCGCTGTATCTGGTAGGCGGACTCTAATACCCAGATCGTTTCCAGCAAGACGAGGACGGGCACGAAAAATACGGCATGCCGCTGCTCGGCAGCCGCGAAGAGCTGCCGTACTTGGTCTGCCTGTTTGGGATCGTCATTGACTAGAAAGCGCACCAATACGTTGGTGTCGATCGCTTTCATGGGGTGTTTTTTGCCATCCGCTGCTGGATCGCGGCGTCCATGTCTGCCGGTGTCAGGGCTGGTTGGCCGGGCCTGCCGAGACGGCCAAAGACTTCATCGACACGACGCGTCACGGGCTTGAGCAGTATGTCTCCGGTTTCGGTCAGGGTGAAGTCAAGCTTGTCTCCTGCATGCAGCATCAGCCGTTCGCGGATGTGCTTGGGGATGGTGATTTGACCTTTGGTCGTGAGGGTTGAGGTCGTCATGCGGAGCGGCTCCTTACCGTTCCATAATTATCTTACTGTAAAGTAAGGATATGTGGCCCGGGCGTCAATGCTACGGTTCAGTGCGGCCTCGCCGTCGTCCTCCGGCAGCGGGATGGCCAGCTCGTAGCGCACGCAGGCTGACGTAGACCGCCAACGGGCCGAAGTCCTCCGGGCTCTCGAGGTGCGTCAGCAGCGGCGCGCCGGCCGTGGCGCTGACCAGGA
This portion of the Thioflavicoccus mobilis 8321 genome encodes:
- a CDS encoding class I SAM-dependent methyltransferase → MKRLYERWIDPKKVFLNHQKKDGLEYYSSLAQEIMQVISYFDTIPSELKFFDFGMGWGKWALMAKAFGCQSYGTELSKERILYAEENGIKVIDWGEIQKHRFDFINTEQVFEHIARPLDTLRFLKTALKPLGVLKISVPTANDIHRRLKIMDWKSPKGSINSLNPVAPLEHIQFFCRTSFIKMAQNVGMKEVQIPMIKQYQYITGLRGMKNIAKKVIFPIYLNVFKRQNYIFLQNTD
- a CDS encoding polysaccharide deacetylase family protein → MLNIQTPSGCQAERAYILGVLFGDWLGIPFILSQTAGEEVCIRLTDQPGEIRLPDDFFRLAADAWLAEGSLPRAPLGNWDSRELAPDILLTDPQVPVLAGDNLLALSRTAERLRLPVDILGSAFFMLSRYEEAVLPDRDNHDRFPATASLAYQAGFLDRPIVDEYVEILWKAMQLIWPGLQRRPHLSRTLVSCDVDSPFFFRGAPLDMGLRLASDLLKRRSPTRAWRNWRGQWWARRGDHSQDPHRIGLEFIMDINERAGRAAAFYFIPENTDTRLDNPVTLDDPRMRTLLREIHARGHEIGIHPGYNTYKDSEAMARSVATLRRVLDEERIDQPVLGGRQHYLRWETPTTACLWNDNALDYDSTLSFADRPGFRCGTCREYRLYDLHQRRPLCLRERPLILMECSVIAERYMGLRYSDAALALMQRYRATCQRFGGDFAFLWHNSHLGTDADHRFYRALTA
- a CDS encoding type II toxin-antitoxin system VapC family toxin; translated protein: MNLLLDTQIMLWRLLHTATRELMATKHCLVSVASIWEVAIKYRLGKLAVDPTSFRDESLAAGATLLPINDAHAIETVRLPGIYEDPFDRLLIAQAGIEGLVAVSADARWDQYGIARRRP
- a CDS encoding type II toxin-antitoxin system Phd/YefM family antitoxin — protein: MSVLEAKNQLSKLVKATLVGEEVIIASNGEAQVRLVPYASSPGLRHWGIWGGRCAGVDQAFTEEADAEVGRLFGKP
- a CDS encoding AAC(3) family N-acetyltransferase, with product MFTSYFTVILSIARVRRHRTPRAPVSLAEVFCRYTSTLRSSNLNHSICTIGPNAAFLTQDHHRSETS
- a CDS encoding GNAT family N-acetyltransferase; this translates as MTAKDRYRALCEVEPTIPLFSRAWWLDALAGEDHWDVAVVESGGQIVASMPYVIRHRWGRLSLSHPPLTQTLGPWLRETGAKQAPRLARQKELMQKLIQALGKYDHFGANWHHSQTNWLPFYWAGFSQTTRYTYRLPDICDEEKLWSGFRENIRGDIRKAEGRFGLQVRTGLRLDTFLRLNVQTFERQGKDLPYSRDLVEKLDEACQRRNARQVFIAEDEQGRAHAGVYIVWDANSAYYLMGGGDPELRKSGATSLCMWEAIKFASTVTKSFDFEGSMIEPVERFFRAFGAEQTPYFAVSHTPSKLIRAAQCLRRILR
- a CDS encoding DegT/DnrJ/EryC1/StrS family aminotransferase, with translation MSELIRLCIQRWNTMQIGLDTVEEFWNWDQVEQSRARARVTSREAFQDEFGYFIGVGAERVYSMPSGHQGLEWLLRARLDSRRHVMVPAFNCSVVQDAVTAAGLQSQLYDFSPQPGIFEWERVIEEMTPNVGVLIVTHYFGVPVDFRPVLDHCAARGIIVIEDCAHTLGGAVGGQQVGTLGDATIFSFNYDKPISLGWGGVAVMNNMSAFDATLASGYRVPETGEEMALLRQFASAMAERRRMIPYQNLLPTRLLHRLRVLKSHSFRTSRNISIGAVQAELGRWCLAQYPEVLQVRKRNAETLAAYVPLQTWPVDEAVEPAWVKQKVHIPDEHRRQSLSSGFQRKGIRAGNFNWPSLIDGQGREGCHQALDAATNWIDVPVHQNLTDSTMAQLIDGFKETV
- a CDS encoding sulfotransferase, yielding MNKYLNPVNYARRTLALANRHLLGHVESGLAPDPHGPLRHPPIFFLGAPRSGSTLAVQIITDALDVGYISNRHCQWFGAPALAEKLFHPSRNRPTSDYRSRHGVTDGWHAPAECGEWWYRFFRRRPPYVRLDEVDPDKMRAFRRSVASLTNAFDRPIVFKNLYASLRIQGIAQYLPESLFIVTHRDEVDNGHSLLETRQRVFGDYQTWWSMEPPETEALKKLPPHEQVIEQIRHIHAVIETDLAGAGVSESRRFDLTFEKFCSSPAELIGELELFFVRNGCTVQRLTNPPEKFEPRKIVRIDKALYSAMEHYANRA
- a CDS encoding class I SAM-dependent methyltransferase is translated as MNYKKRIVDGMEVCFSADWITTLEKEIHFNWYWNQANLVYTHCSKDQKILEIGVGTSLLSDLLKRRGWHLHTLDIDEKKKPDFCASAADFDYSAQSIDVILAFEVFEHIPFSTFEKVIAKLSVSNVRFVYFSLPWCERQIVNLCFKLPKLQKVSLSYTRPRGNITTQAHFWELSRKGKSLDGKQLVTIEKLQNLFTDNGYSFDALNKIGYIQYFRATKLGRQRHFRSESSR
- a CDS encoding oligosaccharide flippase family protein: MFQKAKNRLRRLLPKNAFARGVSVLVGGTAGAQVLTVLAAPLLTRLYSPEDFGLLAVYASLLALIAVISSLRYELAIPLPEDDGEAANVAALSLILVGLSALLAGVLVWRLGPAIADLLGVPALAGYLWLLPVGVLLSGAYQVFNYWAVRTKRFTTIAGTRLRQALATIAIQLAAFKLGGIALLFGQAAGQSVGTTSLGRPALASAGFRQVSWRGIARAAGRYQRFPIFTTWAGLVNTAGHQLPPMMFAAFFSAGAAGLYALAHRLLMLPSNLIGSAIGSVFLSHAADAHRNASLGALYAKLQDKLIQIGLPPAVFLIVIGPDLFEVIFGANWRTAGYFAQWLAAGAFAGFIVSPLSMVFSILEKQDAGLMLQLNLFFLRLAAITIGASFSDLLLTVALYSAASLLGYLAYVMAMSRITCVSLRRFGVSFVKSICYSLLAVSPIALVQYNGSAGSNAPMLIAALMSTSILLARYQAVARQHV
- a CDS encoding PIN domain-containing protein, with translation MKAIDTNVLVRFLVNDDPKQADQVRQLFAAAEQRHAVFFVPVLVLLETIWVLESAYQIQRIDLIDALSDLLLLPIFEFEQREALQATLAMAKTNRIDLPDLLIGQSAMRSGCERILTFDKKAARSDVFELLVIS
- a CDS encoding AbrB/MazE/SpoVT family DNA-binding domain-containing protein → MTTSTLTTKGQITIPKHIRERLMLHAGDKLDFTLTETGDILLKPVTRRVDEVFGRLGRPGQPALTPADMDAAIQQRMAKNTP